The genome window TGATTGAATGCTGCAATGCTGTAATAAAGAAATTAAGGTATGAGTGTACTCTGAAAAGTTAAAAAATGAAAATGCCACTAAAACACCAAATCACTAAATTTCACAAAGAGCTTATCATCAGTATTTTATATTTTGTGAATTTTTGTGTTTTTGTGAATTTGCGGCAAAAAAATATAATTGTCATTAAAATAACAGTAGAACCAAATAAAATAATTGTATTATGAGAAAAAAAATTGTTGCAGGAAACTGGAAAATGAATACGATTGTAGAAGACGGAGTAACTTTGGCATCTTCGATCAATGCTGAATTAAAAAATGTTACTTTACGTGATGATACATACGTAATAATTGCACCGCCGTTTACACATCTTACATTTATAAATCAATTAATTGACAGTGATAAATTATTATTGGCAGCTCAAAATTGTTCAACAGAGTCAAAAGGGGCTTTTACCGGAGAAGTATCAGCAGAAATGCTGAAAATATTGGGTTGTGATGCTGTTATTCTTGGTCATTCGGAAAGAAGAGCTTATTATTATGAAACTTCTGATATTCTGATAAAAAAGCTTGACCAAGTATTAAAAAATCAAATGATTCCAATTTTTTGTTGCGGAGAAATGTTAGAACAAAGAGAAAAAGGTGAGCATTTTAAGGTTGTAGAAAATCAAATATCAGAGGTCTTATTCGATTTAAGTGAAGAAGATTTTTCTAAAGTTGTAATTGCTTATGAACCTGTTTGGGCAATAGGGACAGGAGTTACTGCTTCTAATGAACAAGCTCAAGAAATGCATGCTTTTATCAGAAAAATAATTTCAGAAAAATTCGGAAATGATATTGCCGATGATATTACAATTTTATACGGCGGAAGTGTTAATCCTTCAAATGCATCTGAATTATTTTCTCAAAATGATGTTGACGGTGGTTTGGTGGGAGGAGCATCACTTAAAACCGACAGCTTTATTGAGATTATTAAGGCAATTTAGTTAAATATCTGTTAAGAAATAAAGTTTGCATTTAGATAGTATAGTTGTAAGTAAACCACAGCCAACAGTATTTATAAATATAACACCCTGACAGAGTTTGTAAAACCTGTCAGCGGTTATCAACATACAAAAAAATAATAAATTATGCCTCAAAAGAT of Bacteroidales bacterium contains these proteins:
- the tpiA gene encoding triose-phosphate isomerase, coding for MRKKIVAGNWKMNTIVEDGVTLASSINAELKNVTLRDDTYVIIAPPFTHLTFINQLIDSDKLLLAAQNCSTESKGAFTGEVSAEMLKILGCDAVILGHSERRAYYYETSDILIKKLDQVLKNQMIPIFCCGEMLEQREKGEHFKVVENQISEVLFDLSEEDFSKVVIAYEPVWAIGTGVTASNEQAQEMHAFIRKIISEKFGNDIADDITILYGGSVNPSNASELFSQNDVDGGLVGGASLKTDSFIEIIKAI